Proteins from a genomic interval of Rhodothermus marinus:
- a CDS encoding cell division protein FtsQ/DivIB, whose amino-acid sequence MPPRKAHTTRRTPTKKSGVRRRLLRLLVTGVPVLALCGVAWLWLESVRLTRIEIVGARQADPGELRRLAAVDSGTALFDLDPALIADRVARHPWVQAASVTRWPTGTLRIAVAERVPVVLQMDAGGRPLRYLDAEGYGMPPGRGPVPDVPLLYGVQGPAHPMRPLEDESVRVLLAALAGLEDPARALISEIVRAPDGEFWLYTTPAAGQHSVPVRLGRKDFERRLRRLVAFWQQAVLTQPHKTFSLIDLRFANQIVVREEAHPSTQKSAMGHE is encoded by the coding sequence ATGCCGCCTCGTAAGGCACATACGACCCGCAGGACTCCGACGAAGAAGTCGGGTGTCCGCCGCCGGCTGCTCCGGCTGCTGGTGACGGGGGTGCCGGTGCTGGCCCTCTGCGGCGTGGCCTGGCTGTGGCTGGAGAGCGTGCGGCTAACGCGCATTGAGATCGTGGGGGCGCGTCAGGCCGATCCCGGAGAGCTGCGGCGTCTGGCCGCCGTCGATTCCGGCACGGCGCTGTTCGACCTGGATCCGGCGCTGATTGCCGATCGGGTCGCGCGCCATCCGTGGGTGCAGGCGGCTTCGGTCACGCGCTGGCCCACCGGTACGCTGCGCATTGCCGTGGCAGAACGGGTGCCGGTGGTGCTTCAGATGGATGCCGGAGGCCGTCCCCTGCGCTATCTGGACGCCGAAGGCTACGGCATGCCGCCGGGACGCGGACCGGTCCCCGACGTGCCGCTGCTCTACGGCGTGCAGGGACCGGCCCATCCGATGCGACCGCTGGAGGATGAATCGGTGCGGGTGCTGCTGGCGGCCCTGGCCGGGCTGGAAGACCCGGCACGCGCGCTCATCTCGGAGATCGTGCGGGCGCCGGACGGCGAGTTCTGGCTCTACACGACGCCGGCAGCCGGACAGCACAGCGTTCCGGTTCGGCTGGGCCGGAAAGACTTCGAGCGGCGGCTGCGTCGTCTGGTGGCTTTCTGGCAACAGGCGGTGCTGACGCAACCACACAAGACGTTTTCGTTGATCGACCTGCGTTTTGCGAATCAGATCGTGGTGCGCGAGGAGGCGCATCCGTCCACCCAAAAATCTGCGATGGGCCATGAATGA
- the murC gene encoding UDP-N-acetylmuramate--L-alanine ligase, with translation MFGRVRHVHMVGIGGIGMSSIAEVLLLRGFRVTGSDLKRSEITERLERLGAVVYEGHRPEHVGDADVVVYSSAVRPQENPETLEALRRRIPLIPRAEMLGELMRMKFGIGVAGTHGKTTTTSMVGLVVSEGGFDPTIIVGGKVAAFESNAVAGEGDIIVIEADEYDRTFLRLTPTLAVVTSIEPEHLDIYRDLDDLMAAFRQFAGSVPFFGAAILCLDDPNVQALVGQLDRRVRTYGLARQAEIRAENVQFEGFGSRFDVLLQGEPLGTIQLQVPGLHNVRNALAAVAVGLELDIPFEAIQAGLARFTGVRRRFERLGEVHGVLVIDDYAHHPTEIRATLEAAATAMPDRRLVAVFQPHLYSRTRDFQEDFARSFVDADVLVVTDVYGAREAPIPGVTGERIAELARRFGHRDVHYVPERQQIPGYLLEHVLRPGDAVLFMGAGDIWRAARELLDYLKLTEALPHAAS, from the coding sequence CTGTTCGGGCGGGTTCGCCATGTGCACATGGTGGGCATCGGCGGCATCGGCATGAGCTCGATCGCCGAGGTGCTCCTGCTGCGCGGTTTCCGCGTGACGGGGTCCGATCTGAAGCGCAGCGAGATCACGGAACGGCTGGAGCGACTGGGTGCCGTCGTCTACGAGGGCCATCGGCCCGAGCACGTGGGCGACGCCGACGTGGTGGTCTATTCGTCCGCCGTGCGGCCGCAGGAGAATCCGGAGACGCTGGAGGCGCTCCGCCGTCGGATTCCGCTGATTCCCCGGGCCGAGATGCTCGGCGAGCTGATGCGCATGAAGTTTGGCATCGGGGTGGCCGGCACGCACGGCAAGACGACCACCACGTCGATGGTAGGGCTGGTGGTGTCCGAAGGCGGGTTCGACCCGACGATCATTGTGGGCGGCAAGGTGGCCGCCTTCGAGTCGAACGCGGTGGCCGGCGAGGGCGACATCATCGTGATTGAGGCGGACGAATACGACCGCACGTTCCTGCGGCTGACGCCCACGCTGGCCGTGGTGACCAGCATCGAGCCGGAGCATCTGGACATCTACCGCGACCTGGACGACCTGATGGCCGCCTTTCGCCAGTTTGCCGGCAGCGTCCCCTTCTTCGGGGCCGCCATCCTGTGCCTGGACGATCCGAACGTGCAGGCGCTGGTGGGGCAGCTGGATCGCCGCGTGCGCACCTACGGGCTGGCCCGACAGGCGGAGATTCGCGCCGAAAATGTACAGTTCGAGGGCTTCGGCTCCCGTTTCGACGTGCTGCTGCAGGGCGAGCCGCTGGGCACGATCCAGCTTCAGGTGCCGGGTCTGCACAACGTGCGCAACGCACTGGCGGCCGTGGCCGTGGGGCTGGAGCTGGACATTCCGTTCGAGGCCATTCAGGCCGGGCTGGCCCGCTTTACGGGCGTCCGCCGTCGCTTCGAGCGGCTGGGCGAGGTGCACGGTGTGCTGGTCATCGACGACTACGCCCACCATCCGACGGAAATCCGGGCGACGCTGGAAGCGGCCGCCACGGCCATGCCCGACCGTCGGCTGGTGGCCGTCTTTCAACCGCACCTGTACAGTCGCACGCGGGACTTTCAGGAGGATTTTGCCCGGTCTTTCGTGGACGCCGACGTGCTGGTGGTGACCGACGTCTACGGCGCCCGCGAGGCGCCGATCCCGGGCGTTACCGGCGAGCGCATTGCCGAGCTGGCCCGGCGTTTCGGTCACCGCGACGTGCACTACGTACCCGAGCGTCAGCAGATTCCGGGCTACCTGCTGGAGCACGTGCTCCGGCCGGGTGATGCCGTGCTGTTCATGGGAGCCGGCGACATCTGGCGGGCCGCCCGCGAGCTGCTGGACTACCTGAAACTGACCGAAGCGTTGCCGCATGCCGCCTCGTAA
- the murG gene encoding undecaprenyldiphospho-muramoylpentapeptide beta-N-acetylglucosaminyltransferase, with product MSEVLQREPEVPAAVLAAAGEVPRVLLAGGGTGGHVYPAIAIAEAIRAQCPEAVIAFAGTRERLEWRAVPAAGFPIYPIAAAALPRRPSLRMLQVPGKLAQGLTESLQLVRAFDPDVVVGTGGYVSAPVLVAARLLGRPLVLQEQNAFPGLTNRLLGRWAARVYVAFPEAQAYFPAGRCVLSGNPVRASLRDVSRLEARRRFGLPAEAQVLFVFGGSLGSMVLNDALLQVLPTLLEESRLHLLWQTGRAHYMAVRQRLDAMAKQLHHRIRLLPYIEDMAAAYAAADLVLCRAGALTCSELMVTGTPAILVPATRVAADHQTRNAESMERAGAARHVPEAVLTERLVQEVWTLLADAERRAAMSEAARRMARPEAAAQIAADVLQLATERRKNRKTA from the coding sequence ATGTCCGAAGTGCTCCAGCGAGAACCTGAAGTGCCGGCGGCCGTGCTGGCGGCTGCCGGCGAGGTGCCGCGCGTGCTGCTGGCAGGCGGTGGCACCGGGGGCCATGTGTATCCGGCCATTGCCATTGCCGAGGCGATCCGGGCGCAATGTCCGGAAGCGGTGATCGCCTTTGCCGGCACGCGCGAGCGACTGGAATGGCGGGCCGTGCCGGCGGCCGGCTTCCCGATCTATCCGATTGCGGCCGCGGCGTTGCCGCGCCGGCCTTCACTCCGGATGTTGCAGGTGCCGGGGAAGCTGGCACAGGGGCTCACCGAAAGCCTGCAGCTTGTCCGGGCGTTCGATCCGGACGTCGTCGTGGGCACCGGCGGCTACGTGTCGGCACCGGTGCTTGTGGCGGCCCGGCTGCTGGGGCGCCCCCTTGTGCTGCAGGAGCAGAATGCCTTCCCGGGGCTGACCAACCGGCTGCTGGGGCGGTGGGCCGCCCGTGTCTACGTGGCTTTCCCGGAGGCGCAGGCCTACTTTCCGGCCGGACGGTGCGTGCTCAGCGGCAATCCGGTGCGGGCGTCGCTCCGAGACGTGTCCCGCCTGGAAGCCCGCCGCCGCTTCGGGCTGCCGGCCGAGGCACAGGTGCTGTTCGTCTTCGGCGGCTCGCTCGGCAGCATGGTGCTCAACGACGCGCTGCTGCAGGTGCTGCCGACGCTGCTCGAGGAGTCGCGCCTGCACCTGCTCTGGCAGACGGGCCGGGCGCACTACATGGCCGTGCGGCAACGGCTGGACGCGATGGCAAAGCAACTGCACCACCGGATTCGCCTGCTGCCCTACATCGAAGACATGGCGGCGGCCTATGCCGCGGCCGACCTGGTGCTGTGCCGCGCCGGTGCGCTGACCTGCAGCGAACTCATGGTGACCGGCACGCCGGCCATCCTGGTGCCGGCCACGCGCGTGGCGGCCGATCACCAGACGCGCAACGCCGAAAGTATGGAGCGTGCCGGAGCCGCCCGGCACGTACCGGAGGCTGTGCTGACCGAACGGCTGGTGCAGGAGGTGTGGACGCTGCTGGCCGACGCGGAGCGTCGTGCGGCCATGAGCGAGGCGGCGCGGCGCATGGCGCGTCCGGAAGCCGCCGCGCAGATTGCCGCCGACGTGCTGCAACTGGCAACCGAACGGAGAAAAAACAGGAAAACCGCATGA
- a CDS encoding FtsW/RodA/SpoVE family cell cycle protein — MNRLRATSRSKTTAASKSSADRYVQLVVVALMAFGVVAVYSAVSFLAETKAGGEPERLLLRHLVRVLLAAGAIVVVSRMDYRRLARWSKPLLLGSLGLLLLVQVAGVAFGGATRWLRIGSLAFQPSELAGVALLLHLSVLLTRKQSYISSFDRGFLPLLFWILLTAVLIGIENLSTAALLTATMLLLCFVGRVRVLHLAGSGLLGLLLATLMLLTSPQRAARVEAFLGTKIFPHTEAEAVFDPQNEGYQARQARIAFAMGGLTGVGPGKSVQRDFLPAPYNDFIFAIVAEEYGMIGALLLLGALMVLLFRGYLRIARHAPDPLGFFLAFGATTMLVLQGFVHAAVTCGLLPVTGLPFPFVSYGGTSLLTSGVLVGLLLSVSRRVQSPETERS, encoded by the coding sequence ATGAATCGACTGCGCGCGACATCCCGATCGAAGACGACCGCGGCGTCGAAGTCCTCGGCCGACCGCTACGTGCAGCTCGTGGTGGTGGCGCTGATGGCTTTCGGCGTGGTGGCCGTCTACAGTGCCGTGTCGTTCCTGGCCGAGACGAAGGCCGGGGGCGAACCGGAGCGCCTGCTGCTGCGCCATCTGGTGCGCGTGCTGCTGGCGGCCGGCGCGATCGTCGTGGTGTCGCGCATGGACTATCGGCGGCTGGCCCGTTGGAGCAAGCCGCTGCTGCTGGGCTCGCTGGGGTTGCTGTTGCTGGTGCAGGTGGCCGGCGTGGCCTTCGGCGGGGCGACGCGCTGGCTCCGCATCGGCTCGCTGGCCTTTCAGCCTTCGGAGCTGGCCGGCGTGGCATTGCTGCTGCACCTGTCGGTGCTGCTCACGCGCAAGCAGAGCTATATCAGTTCGTTCGATCGGGGCTTCCTTCCGCTGCTGTTCTGGATCCTGCTGACGGCCGTGCTGATCGGTATCGAAAACCTTTCGACGGCCGCCCTGCTGACGGCCACCATGTTGCTGCTGTGTTTTGTGGGGCGGGTGCGGGTGCTGCACCTGGCCGGCTCGGGGCTGCTCGGGCTGCTGCTGGCTACGTTGATGCTGCTGACCTCGCCGCAGCGGGCGGCCCGCGTGGAGGCTTTCCTGGGCACCAAGATTTTCCCGCACACGGAGGCCGAGGCGGTATTCGATCCACAGAATGAAGGGTATCAGGCGCGCCAGGCACGCATTGCCTTTGCCATGGGCGGGCTGACGGGCGTCGGGCCCGGCAAGAGCGTGCAGCGTGACTTTCTGCCGGCGCCCTACAACGACTTCATCTTTGCCATCGTGGCCGAGGAATACGGCATGATCGGGGCGCTGCTGCTGCTGGGAGCGCTGATGGTGCTGCTGTTTCGCGGGTACCTGCGTATTGCCCGGCACGCGCCCGACCCTTTAGGCTTTTTCCTGGCCTTCGGCGCCACGACCATGCTGGTGCTGCAGGGCTTCGTACATGCAGCGGTCACCTGTGGGCTGCTGCCGGTGACGGGCCTGCCGTTCCCGTTCGTGTCGTACGGCGGCACGTCGCTGCTGACCAGCGGTGTTCTGGTGGGGCTGCTGCTGAGCGTTTCCCGACGTGTTCAATCACCTGAAACGGAGCGGTCCTGA
- the murD gene encoding UDP-N-acetylmuramoyl-L-alanine--D-glutamate ligase, with product MRPEELRKKQVTVVGGARSGLAVARLLRKAGAEVFLTEQQPAPPGLEATLEELGVRYEFGGHTPRALEADLMVISPGVPSTAPLVQQARRIGLPVYSEIEVASWFCRAPIVAVTGTNGKTTTTSLIGYIFRRAGRRTIVAGNIGYPFSDYVLDTTPDDVVVLEVSSFQLDHVATFRPRVSVLLNITPDHLDRYNYNFNEYAQSKFRIFANQRDADVLVYNHDDELIRMAAERAHRKRGLRVLGFSQRTELPAGAFVRDGYLILRIEQQEEVLMHANELALRGRHNLYNSLAAAVAARVMEVRNDVVRESLASFEGVPHRLEFVRELDGVRYVNDSKATNVNAVWYALESFSCPIVLIAGGRDKGNDYSVLKPLVKEKVRALVAIGESADKLLRELGPLVPHAVKAQSMEEAIQYARVFAEPGDVVLLSPACASFDMFENYEDRGDTFRRLVMSLQ from the coding sequence ATGCGACCGGAGGAGCTGCGAAAAAAACAGGTAACGGTGGTGGGAGGCGCCCGAAGCGGGCTGGCCGTAGCCCGGCTGCTGCGGAAGGCGGGTGCCGAAGTGTTTCTGACCGAGCAGCAGCCGGCACCGCCGGGGCTGGAAGCGACGCTGGAGGAGCTGGGCGTGCGCTACGAGTTCGGCGGGCACACGCCCCGGGCGCTGGAGGCCGACCTAATGGTGATCAGTCCGGGCGTACCCTCGACGGCCCCGCTGGTGCAGCAGGCGCGGCGGATCGGCCTGCCCGTGTACTCCGAAATCGAGGTGGCCTCGTGGTTCTGCCGCGCGCCGATCGTGGCCGTCACGGGCACCAACGGCAAGACGACCACCACCAGCCTGATCGGCTACATCTTCCGGCGGGCCGGACGGCGCACGATCGTGGCCGGCAACATCGGCTATCCGTTTTCCGACTATGTGCTCGATACGACGCCCGACGATGTGGTGGTGCTGGAAGTCTCCAGCTTCCAGCTCGACCACGTGGCCACCTTCCGGCCGCGCGTGAGCGTGCTGCTGAACATCACGCCGGATCACCTGGACCGCTACAACTACAACTTCAATGAATATGCGCAGAGCAAATTCCGCATCTTCGCCAACCAGCGGGATGCGGATGTGCTGGTGTACAATCACGACGACGAACTCATCCGCATGGCGGCCGAGCGCGCCCATCGCAAACGGGGGTTGCGGGTGCTCGGCTTCAGCCAGCGGACGGAATTGCCGGCCGGCGCCTTCGTGCGCGACGGCTACCTGATCCTTCGGATCGAACAGCAGGAGGAAGTCCTTATGCACGCGAATGAGCTGGCCCTGCGCGGGCGACACAACCTGTACAACTCGCTGGCGGCGGCCGTTGCGGCCCGCGTCATGGAGGTGCGTAACGACGTGGTGCGCGAAAGCCTGGCAAGCTTCGAGGGCGTGCCGCACCGCCTGGAGTTCGTGCGCGAGCTTGACGGCGTGCGCTACGTCAACGACTCGAAGGCCACCAACGTGAACGCCGTGTGGTACGCCCTGGAGAGCTTCTCCTGCCCGATTGTGCTGATTGCCGGCGGGCGGGACAAGGGCAACGACTACTCGGTGCTCAAGCCGCTGGTGAAAGAGAAGGTGCGGGCGCTGGTAGCCATCGGCGAAAGCGCCGACAAGCTGTTGCGTGAGCTGGGGCCGCTCGTGCCGCACGCCGTCAAAGCGCAGAGCATGGAGGAAGCGATCCAGTACGCCCGCGTGTTTGCCGAGCCGGGCGACGTGGTGCTGCTCAGCCCGGCCTGCGCGTCGTTCGACATGTTCGAAAACTACGAGGATCGCGGCGACACCTTCCGCCGCCTGGTGATGAGTCTGCAATGA
- the mraY gene encoding phospho-N-acetylmuramoyl-pentapeptide-transferase, which yields MLYYLLQYLEATYQPPGFQVFRFITVRAVLAALTALALSLFVGRRIIRWLQRKQLGEHVRNDMPVSHAHKAGTPTMGGLIILLSLLTSVLLWGAIAEVYVWLALLATAWMGAFGLADDYIKTILRDKRGLAPRIKLIGQVSLGLIVGSVLYFHPQFAEIHTITYVPFLKDKVFDYYFFGDGLPVDIGWVVYLPVAVFIVTAVSNAVNITDGLDGLAAGTTAFVAGGLMVFAYISGNAILADFLNDLYLPGVGELAVFAAAMAAACLGFLWYNGYPAQVFMGDTGALALGAAVGTLALMVKKELLLPLLGAVYFVEALSVIIQTTYFKYTRWRTGTGRRVFRVAPLHHHFEAMGLHESKIVIRFWIVTALTVLATLLTLRIR from the coding sequence ATGCTGTACTACCTGCTGCAATATCTCGAAGCCACCTACCAGCCGCCCGGCTTTCAGGTGTTCCGGTTCATCACGGTGCGGGCGGTGCTGGCCGCGCTGACGGCGCTGGCCCTGTCGCTTTTTGTGGGCCGCCGCATCATTCGCTGGCTGCAGCGCAAGCAGCTCGGCGAGCACGTGCGCAACGACATGCCGGTCAGCCACGCCCACAAGGCCGGCACGCCGACCATGGGCGGTCTGATCATCCTGCTCTCGCTCCTGACGTCCGTACTGCTCTGGGGGGCGATCGCCGAAGTGTACGTCTGGCTGGCCCTGCTGGCCACGGCCTGGATGGGGGCTTTCGGACTGGCCGACGATTACATCAAGACGATTCTACGGGACAAACGAGGGCTGGCCCCGCGCATCAAGCTGATCGGCCAGGTGAGTCTGGGATTGATCGTGGGGAGCGTGCTCTACTTTCATCCCCAGTTTGCCGAGATCCATACGATCACCTATGTCCCGTTTCTGAAAGACAAGGTTTTCGACTACTACTTCTTCGGCGATGGGCTGCCGGTGGACATCGGCTGGGTGGTGTACCTGCCGGTGGCTGTCTTCATCGTGACGGCCGTATCGAACGCGGTCAACATCACCGATGGACTTGATGGGCTGGCGGCCGGCACGACGGCCTTCGTGGCGGGTGGTCTGATGGTGTTCGCTTACATCTCGGGCAACGCCATCCTGGCCGACTTTCTCAACGACCTGTACCTGCCGGGTGTGGGCGAGCTGGCCGTGTTTGCAGCGGCCATGGCGGCGGCCTGTCTGGGCTTCCTCTGGTACAACGGCTATCCGGCCCAGGTCTTCATGGGCGATACGGGTGCGCTGGCGCTGGGGGCGGCCGTGGGCACGCTGGCCCTGATGGTCAAAAAAGAGTTGCTGCTGCCGCTGCTGGGCGCCGTCTATTTCGTCGAGGCGCTTTCGGTGATCATTCAGACGACCTATTTCAAATACACGCGCTGGCGCACGGGCACCGGACGCCGGGTGTTTCGGGTGGCGCCGTTGCATCATCACTTTGAGGCAATGGGGCTGCACGAGTCGAAGATCGTGATCCGGTTCTGGATCGTAACGGCGCTGACCGTGCTGGCCACGCTGCTGACGTTGCGGATTCGGTAA
- a CDS encoding UDP-N-acetylmuramoyl-L-alanyl-D-glutamate--2,6-diaminopimelate ligase, with product MPVAIPKQPIPLTRVLQRLEREGLLQTVVGSATARKLTHLTDDSREVQPRGLFVAVRGERVDGHQFIEQAIERGAVAVVGEVVPEAFAERFPKVTFVQVSNSRRALGILATIFHMNPGRRLRLIGITGTNGKTTTAFLVYHMLNAIGQETGLIGTVCYRFGRHELPASNTTPGPIELNHLLRRMTGVPCKNCVMEVSSHALEQERVAGLSFSIAVFTNLTRDHLDYHGSFEAYLKAKKKLFDGLTFRATALYNIDDPSGPAMVADTQACCISYGQREDAQLRMRIVGHSLEGLTLNIDGRLQRFPLVGRFNAYNLLAAYGVGRAMGLDPDLLLEALGRVPQIPGRFERFTFEDGTTAIVDYAHTPDALENVLRTIREVMPEGARLWCVFGCGGERDRGKRPMMGAVAERLADCVIVTSDNPRSEDPLQIFEDIRQGMRHPEAALWEVDRARAIEQAAKLCRPGDVVLVAGKGHEAYQIIGTEKIPLDDRQLVQEYFEHYHTPARPPSIRFL from the coding sequence ATGCCGGTAGCTATCCCGAAACAACCGATCCCATTGACCCGGGTGCTCCAGCGACTGGAGCGTGAGGGGCTGTTGCAGACGGTCGTCGGATCGGCGACCGCGCGGAAGCTCACGCACCTGACGGACGACAGCCGGGAGGTGCAGCCGCGCGGGCTGTTTGTCGCCGTGCGGGGCGAGCGCGTCGACGGCCACCAGTTCATCGAACAGGCCATCGAGCGAGGCGCCGTGGCCGTGGTGGGTGAAGTCGTGCCGGAGGCGTTCGCCGAACGCTTTCCGAAAGTCACCTTTGTGCAGGTGTCCAACAGCCGGCGGGCGCTCGGCATACTGGCCACGATCTTTCACATGAATCCGGGCCGGCGGCTGCGTCTGATCGGCATTACGGGCACCAACGGCAAAACGACGACCGCTTTCCTGGTCTATCACATGCTGAACGCCATCGGCCAGGAAACCGGTCTGATCGGGACGGTCTGCTACCGGTTCGGCCGGCATGAGCTTCCGGCGTCGAATACCACCCCGGGGCCCATCGAGCTAAACCACCTGCTGCGGCGCATGACGGGCGTCCCCTGCAAGAACTGTGTGATGGAAGTCTCCTCGCATGCGCTGGAGCAGGAGCGGGTGGCCGGCCTGTCGTTCTCCATCGCGGTCTTTACGAACCTGACGCGCGACCACCTGGATTATCACGGCTCGTTCGAGGCCTATCTGAAAGCCAAAAAGAAGCTCTTTGACGGGCTGACGTTCAGGGCCACGGCACTTTACAACATCGACGATCCCAGCGGTCCCGCCATGGTGGCCGACACGCAGGCCTGCTGCATCAGCTACGGCCAGCGGGAAGATGCCCAGTTGCGCATGCGCATTGTCGGCCACAGCCTGGAAGGCCTGACGCTCAACATTGACGGTCGTTTGCAGCGCTTTCCGCTGGTGGGCCGCTTCAACGCCTACAACCTGCTGGCCGCTTACGGGGTGGGACGGGCCATGGGACTGGATCCCGACCTGCTGCTGGAGGCGCTGGGGCGCGTGCCGCAGATTCCCGGCCGCTTCGAACGCTTCACGTTCGAAGACGGCACCACGGCTATCGTTGACTATGCGCACACGCCCGATGCGCTCGAAAACGTGCTGCGCACGATCCGCGAGGTGATGCCCGAAGGGGCGCGTCTATGGTGCGTTTTCGGATGCGGAGGCGAGCGCGATCGGGGCAAGCGGCCCATGATGGGCGCCGTGGCCGAGCGACTGGCCGACTGCGTAATCGTTACCAGCGACAACCCGCGCTCCGAAGATCCGCTCCAGATTTTTGAAGACATTCGCCAGGGCATGCGGCACCCCGAAGCGGCGCTGTGGGAGGTGGACCGGGCCCGGGCTATCGAACAGGCCGCGAAGCTATGCCGCCCGGGCGATGTGGTGCTGGTGGCCGGTAAAGGGCACGAGGCCTATCAGATCATCGGCACCGAAAAGATTCCACTGGACGATCGTCAGCTGGTGCAGGAATACTTCGAACACTACCACACGCCGGCGCGTCCGCCTTCGATCCGGTTTCTGTAA
- a CDS encoding penicillin-binding protein: MLTRLYVVLVLMALWPLAIVGRMLWIYLGEGAALRAEGRRQVRAVVEIPAMRGEMLDRAGRALAVNTVRYDLALDPEVEGFAAQASTFFERLARLTGRSAAYFRQRVARRASPRYVVLWRGLTEAQKKAIESWEVPGVILEPRFSRWYPYGSLAAHVLGYVGADGRGLAGLELQYDRYLQGRPGRRVVQRDRRGVLKPMVGGEVVEPEHGQTLVLTLDLIRQTILEEELARGVAEAGARWGTAIAMDPRTGAVLAMANVPTYDPNRPAAAPEEARRNRAITDRMEPGSTFKLITAIAALEQGVVALDDTIDTGAGWAVFAGRTMRDVHAYGRISFAEALVHSSNVGIAKIATRLKPGVLYQYARNLGFGQPTMIDLPGEVSGTLKRPSRWSGTTLTSMSIGYEVDATPLQILTAYCALANGGLLVRPFVVAERRSITGEVLWRARPDSIRRAFRRETARQLLPVFERVVNEGTGKAARVEGLPVAGKTGTAFKVVDGRYQPGAYRASFVGFFPADDPQVALIVVLDEPRRSIYGGQVAAPIFRRVAERWIGTFPKIAERMAPREELPEQVTRPLPTLEGQPLAVARARLQAEGLRVRVAGPDGALAFVTGQRPAPEAPITPGDAVRLEVTPPDTLVRRMPDVRGLSARQATYWLAAFGVGVRVEGHGQVVAQWPEPGAPLPSEVYLRCR; this comes from the coding sequence ATGCTGACCCGCCTGTATGTGGTGCTGGTGCTGATGGCGCTCTGGCCATTGGCCATCGTGGGGCGCATGCTCTGGATCTATCTGGGCGAGGGCGCGGCGCTACGGGCCGAAGGGCGGCGGCAGGTGCGGGCCGTCGTGGAGATCCCCGCCATGCGGGGGGAAATGCTCGATCGGGCCGGGCGGGCGCTGGCCGTCAACACGGTGCGCTACGACCTGGCGCTCGATCCTGAAGTCGAAGGCTTTGCCGCACAGGCTTCCACGTTCTTTGAAAGACTGGCGCGCCTGACCGGAAGGTCGGCGGCGTATTTCCGGCAACGGGTGGCCCGGCGCGCGAGTCCGCGCTACGTGGTGCTCTGGCGAGGGCTGACCGAGGCCCAGAAGAAGGCCATCGAAAGCTGGGAGGTGCCGGGCGTCATTCTGGAGCCCCGCTTCAGCCGCTGGTATCCCTATGGTTCGCTGGCGGCGCACGTGCTCGGCTACGTGGGAGCCGACGGCCGCGGACTGGCCGGCCTGGAGCTGCAGTACGATCGGTACCTGCAGGGACGCCCCGGGCGGCGCGTGGTCCAGCGCGATCGTCGCGGGGTGCTCAAGCCGATGGTGGGCGGTGAGGTCGTCGAGCCCGAGCACGGGCAGACGCTGGTGCTGACGCTCGACCTGATCCGCCAGACGATTCTGGAAGAGGAGCTGGCACGTGGCGTGGCCGAGGCGGGCGCCCGCTGGGGCACGGCCATCGCCATGGATCCACGCACAGGGGCCGTGCTGGCCATGGCGAACGTGCCCACCTACGATCCCAACCGGCCGGCCGCCGCTCCGGAGGAAGCCCGACGCAACCGGGCCATCACCGACCGCATGGAACCCGGCTCCACGTTCAAGCTGATCACGGCCATTGCCGCGCTGGAGCAGGGCGTGGTGGCGCTCGACGATACGATCGACACCGGCGCCGGCTGGGCCGTCTTCGCCGGACGCACCATGCGCGACGTGCATGCCTACGGCCGCATCTCGTTTGCCGAGGCGCTGGTGCATTCCAGCAACGTGGGCATCGCCAAAATCGCCACGCGGCTCAAGCCCGGCGTTCTCTACCAGTATGCCCGCAATCTGGGTTTCGGGCAACCCACGATGATCGACTTGCCCGGCGAGGTGAGCGGCACGCTCAAGCGTCCGTCCCGCTGGAGCGGCACCACGTTGACCTCCATGAGCATCGGCTACGAAGTCGATGCCACGCCACTCCAGATCCTGACGGCCTACTGCGCACTGGCCAATGGCGGACTGCTCGTGCGGCCGTTCGTGGTGGCCGAGCGGCGTTCGATTACGGGGGAGGTGCTCTGGCGCGCGCGGCCCGACTCGATCCGGCGGGCCTTTCGGCGCGAGACGGCTCGGCAATTGCTCCCCGTCTTCGAGCGGGTGGTCAACGAGGGAACAGGTAAGGCGGCGCGGGTTGAAGGATTGCCGGTGGCCGGCAAGACGGGCACCGCCTTCAAGGTGGTGGACGGACGCTACCAGCCGGGCGCCTACCGGGCGTCGTTCGTGGGCTTCTTCCCGGCCGACGATCCCCAGGTGGCGCTGATCGTGGTGCTCGACGAGCCGCGCCGCAGCATCTACGGAGGGCAGGTCGCCGCGCCCATCTTCCGACGCGTTGCCGAGCGCTGGATCGGCACCTTCCCGAAGATTGCCGAGCGCATGGCCCCCCGCGAGGAGTTGCCAGAGCAGGTGACACGGCCGCTTCCGACCCTGGAAGGACAGCCGCTGGCCGTCGCGCGTGCGCGGCTTCAGGCCGAAGGGTTGAGGGTGCGGGTAGCCGGCCCGGACGGGGCGCTGGCCTTTGTCACCGGTCAGCGTCCGGCGCCCGAAGCCCCGATAACGCCCGGCGATGCTGTGCGTCTGGAGGTAACGCCGCCCGACACGCTCGTACGCCGCATGCCCGACGTGCGGGGCCTGAGCGCACGGCAGGCCACCTACTGGCTGGCCGCCTTCGGCGTGGGGGTACGTGTTGAAGGACATGGACAGGTGGTAGCCCAGTGGCCCGAACCCGGGGCTCCCTTACCCAGCGAGGTCTATCTGCGATGCCGGTAG